In the genome of Planctomycetia bacterium, one region contains:
- a CDS encoding trypsin-like peptidase domain-containing protein, with translation MFTGRWMLLLLAWLILLNGLKAQEKTSLQAAEQKRIAAIDKVRPAVVAVFGPGGGGGGSGVVIHPDGYCLTNFHVTQPCGNFLYGGLADGTLYDAVIVSIDPVGDVAMIKLIPKEPGKPFPFAPMGNSDKVQIGDWSIAMGNPFLLATDFTPTVTFGIISGTHRYQGPAGIILEYTDCLQTEASINPGNSGGPLFNLDGEVIGINGRGSFEKRGRVNSGAGYAISINQIKNFMGHLRGGLNVDHATLGALVKTEDDGRTRVTKVLETTDAYRRGLREDDELIAFAGRSIGSVNQFKNVLGIYPKGWRLPMTYVHQSVEKDATSIRREILVRLAGVQAREIVGEGKRRDREQPARPPAAQAPSTHAGRKLYKKKEGFTNYYFNELERDRVLAAFAKTGKFDALTGTWSFQGEVERPLKSEVLLTIDDKQVSVKIDNKESIIEPLKAGESPENLASPAGSGGLAMTLYHWRRFLIQGKTGFDAAFFYAGTEPYYPLGEPANYTLADVIQTEYAATVCKWYFNPADGMLLGCECWLLPDTDPCELTFLDYAKTGDNLLPTRLLIRHADREFGLYKLTKASLTPGPAREEKK, from the coding sequence ATGTTTACAGGGCGATGGATGTTACTGCTCCTGGCTTGGTTGATCCTGCTCAATGGTTTAAAAGCACAGGAAAAGACCTCTCTGCAGGCAGCAGAGCAGAAACGTATCGCTGCGATTGATAAAGTACGTCCGGCAGTCGTGGCGGTCTTTGGTCCGGGTGGAGGCGGTGGTGGTTCAGGTGTTGTCATCCATCCCGATGGTTACTGCCTGACAAATTTTCATGTCACCCAACCCTGCGGAAACTTTCTCTATGGCGGCCTGGCCGATGGCACGCTTTACGATGCGGTGATTGTTTCCATTGATCCTGTCGGCGATGTGGCCATGATTAAACTCATTCCCAAGGAGCCGGGTAAACCGTTCCCTTTCGCCCCGATGGGAAATTCTGACAAGGTGCAGATTGGCGACTGGTCCATCGCGATGGGCAATCCCTTTCTCCTTGCTACCGATTTCACACCGACAGTTACCTTCGGCATCATCTCTGGCACGCATCGCTACCAGGGACCAGCCGGCATTATCCTGGAATACACTGATTGTCTGCAGACTGAGGCCTCCATCAATCCCGGCAATTCCGGTGGGCCCCTCTTCAATCTCGATGGTGAAGTCATTGGCATCAACGGTCGCGGTTCGTTTGAGAAACGTGGCCGGGTGAACTCTGGTGCAGGGTATGCCATTTCCATTAACCAGATCAAGAATTTCATGGGGCACCTGCGGGGCGGACTGAATGTCGATCATGCAACGCTCGGCGCTTTGGTGAAAACGGAAGATGATGGCCGAACGCGGGTAACGAAAGTTCTGGAAACGACAGATGCTTATCGGCGAGGTTTACGAGAAGATGATGAACTGATTGCTTTTGCAGGCCGCTCGATCGGCAGTGTCAACCAGTTCAAAAACGTTTTGGGCATCTACCCCAAAGGCTGGCGGTTGCCCATGACTTATGTACACCAGAGTGTGGAAAAGGATGCCACCAGTATTCGCCGGGAAATCTTGGTCCGGCTTGCCGGCGTGCAGGCTCGCGAAATTGTCGGTGAAGGTAAACGCCGCGATCGCGAACAGCCTGCAAGGCCCCCCGCTGCTCAGGCGCCCAGCACCCATGCAGGCCGTAAACTCTACAAGAAAAAAGAAGGTTTCACCAATTACTACTTCAATGAACTCGAACGGGATCGTGTGCTTGCAGCATTCGCGAAAACTGGCAAGTTTGATGCATTGACCGGCACTTGGTCGTTCCAGGGTGAAGTAGAAAGGCCACTCAAAAGTGAAGTCCTCCTCACCATCGATGACAAGCAGGTCTCTGTGAAAATCGATAACAAGGAATCGATTATTGAACCACTCAAAGCGGGTGAATCGCCTGAAAACCTGGCATCACCGGCGGGCAGCGGTGGCTTGGCGATGACGCTCTATCACTGGCGGCGGTTTCTCATTCAGGGAAAAACCGGTTTCGATGCTGCGTTCTTTTATGCCGGCACCGAACCCTATTACCCGCTCGGTGAACCGGCCAACTACACGCTGGCTGATGTGATCCAGACTGAATATGCAGCAACCGTCTGCAAATGGTACTTTAATCCCGCAGATGGCATGCTGCTCGGTTGCGAATGCTGGCTGCTGCCTGATACCGATCCCTGTGAACTCACGTTTCTGGATTACGCCAAGACTGGTGACAACCTGCTGCCAACCCGCCTGCTGATTCGCCATGCAGATAGGGAGTTTGGTTTATACAAATTGACAAAGGCCAGCCTGACACCAGGGCCAGCGAGGGAGGAAAAGAAATGA
- a CDS encoding trypsin-like peptidase domain-containing protein — translation MRFSRSIALLVCWCFTGFAFADDTFAGIAREVNQKMVKIYGAGGYRGVNAYCTGVVISPDGYILTVYSPTLDTQNLRVHLYDGTRHTAELVAAEPQLDVALLRIKERESFKEQPLPHYDLSKPAPLAQPGDWVLAFSNQFEVAVRDEPVSVLRGVVAAVVPFAGRRGITEANYKGMAYIVDAITNNPGANGGLLTTRQGEPLGLIGKELKNTLTETWVNYAMPLAPLADFAQKAMKGQYKRQVRNEDTVIEDKKAYHGITLITDVLDRTPPYIEDIIPGSPAAQAGLRINDLIIFVRAPRADVPEELEERLISSCKTFKEVMAPISPGTRIGLVVRRDGQLVTFELTLGKPLQPVTPAKK, via the coding sequence ATGAGATTCTCCCGTTCTATTGCACTGCTGGTTTGCTGGTGCTTCACTGGCTTCGCATTCGCCGACGATACCTTTGCCGGCATTGCCAGAGAAGTGAATCAGAAGATGGTCAAGATTTACGGGGCAGGTGGCTATCGTGGCGTGAATGCCTACTGCACCGGCGTAGTAATCTCGCCCGATGGATACATCCTGACGGTCTATTCCCCCACCCTCGATACGCAGAATCTGCGCGTGCATCTGTACGATGGCACGCGTCATACCGCTGAACTGGTCGCGGCAGAACCACAACTCGATGTTGCCCTACTTCGCATCAAGGAACGGGAGTCATTCAAGGAACAGCCTTTACCTCACTATGACCTCTCCAAGCCCGCGCCACTGGCTCAGCCGGGCGATTGGGTGCTGGCGTTCTCGAACCAGTTTGAAGTAGCGGTGCGCGATGAACCGGTTTCCGTGCTACGGGGTGTCGTTGCCGCGGTCGTTCCTTTTGCTGGCAGACGAGGCATCACAGAAGCGAATTATAAAGGCATGGCTTACATCGTCGATGCCATCACCAACAACCCCGGCGCCAACGGCGGCCTGCTCACTACCAGGCAGGGCGAACCACTCGGATTGATTGGCAAGGAACTGAAAAACACGCTTACCGAAACCTGGGTCAACTATGCCATGCCACTCGCTCCCCTGGCCGATTTCGCCCAGAAAGCCATGAAAGGGCAATACAAACGCCAGGTTCGCAATGAAGATACAGTAATCGAAGATAAGAAAGCCTATCATGGCATCACCCTCATCACAGATGTGCTCGACCGTACGCCGCCTTACATTGAAGACATCATTCCCGGTTCGCCTGCTGCCCAGGCTGGTCTTCGCATCAACGATCTGATCATCTTTGTTCGAGCTCCCCGGGCTGATGTTCCGGAAGAACTCGAAGAACGCCTGATCTCCAGTTGTAAGACCTTTAAGGAAGTCATGGCGCCAATATCGCCCGGCACCAGAATCGGGCTGGTCGTGCGCCGTGATGGACAACTCGTTACGTTTGAATTGACACTGGGTAAACCACTGCAACCTGTTACTCCTGCCAAGAAATAA
- a CDS encoding DUF1624 domain-containing protein encodes MNRYLSIDVLRGVIMIIMALDHVIGAIAVHPAPEISLPGSFYFKGYTSDAQQWSRLLTHLCAPGFQLLAGMGLAISVVRATKAGTSQGKITLDLLIRGVVLILADFIIMYPIFKVTIFFMVLACIGSCTLCFLVLRWLPRDLIGIVGLAIIFLAPVYGPTAFTQLTGERYLLDIWTKVGFGKGSLGIFYPILPWLGIFAVGWWMGLKLFEQPAEASVTRSARMFTYTGLACVILGMVLRMSGWTYAEALPLNGADNMQPAFWQFTKYPPSIVFMTLTVGILLMLLGLFRWLLDGPDKTIPLWANVVAVYGRTAFFYFIAHFYLIGVIALFLGQEGVTNPDLKLSFGMAYFIWIVVLFIMFPLCYFYDRLRQRYRKVLRYF; translated from the coding sequence ATGAATAGATACCTTTCCATTGATGTGCTGCGTGGCGTCATCATGATCATCATGGCGCTTGATCACGTCATCGGCGCTATCGCAGTTCATCCTGCTCCTGAAATCTCGCTGCCAGGCAGTTTCTACTTCAAAGGCTACACCAGCGACGCTCAGCAATGGAGCAGACTGCTGACACATTTGTGTGCACCCGGCTTTCAGCTTCTGGCAGGCATGGGCCTGGCCATTTCAGTGGTTCGAGCAACGAAGGCCGGAACCAGTCAGGGGAAAATAACTCTCGATCTTCTGATACGGGGTGTCGTACTCATTCTTGCCGATTTCATCATCATGTATCCGATTTTTAAAGTCACCATCTTTTTCATGGTGCTTGCCTGCATCGGTTCCTGCACACTATGTTTCCTCGTGCTGCGCTGGCTACCACGCGACCTCATTGGCATTGTGGGTCTCGCCATCATTTTCCTGGCGCCGGTCTACGGCCCAACAGCTTTTACACAGCTTACTGGCGAAAGATACCTGCTTGATATCTGGACTAAGGTTGGATTTGGTAAGGGTAGTTTAGGCATTTTCTATCCCATCCTGCCCTGGCTTGGCATCTTTGCCGTGGGCTGGTGGATGGGACTCAAACTGTTCGAACAACCTGCTGAAGCTTCCGTTACACGTTCTGCCCGCATGTTTACTTACACAGGGCTGGCTTGCGTCATTCTTGGTATGGTTCTGCGTATGTCAGGCTGGACCTATGCCGAAGCTTTGCCACTCAATGGCGCTGATAACATGCAGCCTGCATTCTGGCAGTTTACCAAGTATCCGCCATCTATTGTCTTCATGACCTTGACCGTTGGAATACTGCTGATGTTGCTGGGACTGTTCCGCTGGCTGCTTGACGGTCCAGACAAGACTATTCCACTCTGGGCCAATGTGGTGGCAGTGTATGGCAGAACGGCTTTCTTCTATTTCATTGCACACTTCTACCTGATCGGTGTCATTGCTCTCTTCCTGGGACAGGAAGGTGTGACTAACCCCGATTTAAAACTCTCCTTCGGCATGGCGTACTTTATCTGGATTGTCGTGCTCTTCATTATGTTCCCGCTCTGTTACTTCTACGATCGTCTACGCCAGCGTTATCGCAAGGTTCTCCGTTATTTTTAG
- a CDS encoding PDZ domain-containing protein: protein MSAWICLTLCLLQPPAGDVHAELEAATRKALSQIAPTVVQVRTVGGAEFIGKREGTVQRGTGPTTGTIVSADGYILSSSFNFANKPAAITVMIPGRKDPLAAKVIAEDQTRMLTLLKVEATGLPVPAVAPQKELKIGQWAMAVGRTWSDSQNTMPSASVGIISALDRVWGKALQTDAKVSPVNYGGPLVDLQGRVIGILVPLAPRGESETAGVEWYDSGIGFAVPFDDVQAVLPKLKQGKTLQKGRMGVIMKNEDPIMTESEITSVTLESPASKLGIKPGDKIVSVDGKPIKNQAQFLHAMGPKYEGDTISLKIKRGEEILSFESVTLAGQPASHVHAYLGILPVRDDNENGVLVRYVYPESPAAKAGIEPGDRIMRMDNVPISDRNLLLALMNRMLPGMQTKLVVKKPKESKTLTVALASLDDALPVGELPVGTAKKALEQRKPLPGESPAPGKAPSKRPAEKAPPSKTVPAAKPKTGYYEVNDTTSGRSSWYYVPEDYDPNISYGVVLWLHPAGDAMMEGMLSVWKPICNQHHLILMAPRAENQQGWMTSESDQIQSELRALLNQYTIDRQRIVAHGLRQGAQFALYMGFDAREMIRGVASVGGSLAQPPKENVDQQRLSFFLVAGERDPQIEAIRAVPGKLKENRYPVNYFELTGQGNGYITDVNVFEQLIHWIIGLDRL from the coding sequence ATGTCTGCATGGATTTGCCTGACACTCTGTTTGCTGCAGCCACCCGCAGGCGATGTGCATGCTGAACTGGAAGCTGCAACCCGGAAAGCACTCTCCCAGATCGCTCCTACCGTAGTGCAGGTACGTACCGTAGGTGGAGCTGAATTCATCGGCAAGCGAGAAGGCACGGTGCAGCGCGGCACCGGTCCCACCACTGGTACCATTGTCAGTGCCGACGGTTACATTCTTTCCAGTTCCTTTAATTTCGCCAACAAGCCTGCTGCCATCACGGTCATGATTCCCGGCAGAAAGGATCCATTGGCAGCCAAAGTGATTGCCGAAGACCAGACACGTATGCTGACACTGCTCAAGGTTGAAGCCACAGGATTGCCTGTTCCCGCAGTTGCTCCACAGAAAGAACTGAAAATCGGCCAATGGGCCATGGCCGTCGGACGAACCTGGAGCGATTCACAAAACACCATGCCCAGCGCCAGCGTCGGCATCATCAGCGCTCTTGACCGCGTCTGGGGCAAGGCGCTGCAGACTGATGCCAAGGTATCACCCGTCAATTACGGCGGACCGCTAGTTGATCTGCAGGGGCGTGTCATCGGCATCCTGGTGCCTCTTGCTCCACGAGGCGAATCAGAAACTGCCGGAGTGGAATGGTACGATTCAGGCATCGGTTTTGCCGTGCCTTTCGATGATGTGCAAGCCGTGTTGCCCAAACTGAAGCAGGGCAAAACACTGCAAAAGGGCCGCATGGGCGTCATCATGAAAAACGAAGACCCCATCATGACCGAAAGTGAAATCACCAGCGTGACCCTTGAATCGCCCGCGAGCAAGCTCGGCATCAAGCCAGGCGATAAGATTGTGAGTGTCGATGGCAAGCCGATCAAGAACCAGGCTCAGTTCCTGCACGCCATGGGGCCGAAGTACGAAGGCGATACCATTTCACTGAAAATCAAACGAGGTGAGGAGATACTCTCTTTTGAATCAGTGACCCTGGCTGGCCAGCCTGCCAGCCATGTGCATGCATATCTCGGCATTCTGCCGGTGCGTGATGACAATGAAAACGGTGTACTGGTAAGGTATGTCTATCCTGAATCGCCCGCCGCGAAAGCCGGCATTGAACCAGGCGACCGCATCATGCGCATGGATAACGTTCCCATCAGCGATCGTAACTTGCTCCTGGCCCTGATGAACCGCATGCTTCCAGGCATGCAGACAAAACTGGTGGTGAAGAAGCCCAAAGAATCAAAAACGCTCACAGTGGCTTTGGCATCTCTCGATGATGCATTGCCAGTGGGCGAACTGCCAGTAGGCACCGCAAAAAAAGCATTGGAACAACGAAAACCATTGCCTGGCGAGTCACCTGCGCCAGGCAAAGCTCCGAGCAAACGGCCAGCCGAGAAAGCCCCTCCCTCAAAAACCGTACCTGCAGCGAAACCGAAAACCGGCTACTACGAAGTGAACGACACCACCAGTGGCCGCTCCAGTTGGTATTACGTTCCGGAAGATTACGATCCCAATATCTCGTACGGGGTGGTGCTCTGGCTGCATCCAGCGGGCGACGCCATGATGGAAGGTATGCTTTCCGTCTGGAAGCCGATCTGCAACCAGCATCATCTGATACTCATGGCGCCACGCGCCGAAAACCAGCAGGGCTGGATGACCAGCGAATCTGATCAAATTCAATCGGAACTACGTGCACTGCTGAATCAGTACACGATAGACAGACAGCGCATCGTCGCGCATGGCCTGCGGCAGGGTGCTCAGTTTGCCCTCTATATGGGCTTTGATGCCCGGGAAATGATCCGTGGCGTGGCTTCCGTAGGAGGCAGCCTCGCTCAGCCTCCCAAGGAAAATGTTGATCAGCAAAGGCTCAGCTTCTTCCTGGTGGCAGGCGAACGGGATCCGCAGATCGAAGCTATCCGGGCGGTGCCGGGGAAACTGAAAGAGAATCGTTACCCGGTCAATTACTTCGAATTAACCGGGCAGGGGAACGGCTATATCACCGATGTGAATGTCTTCGAGCAGTTGATCCACTGGATCATTGGTCTCGATCGCCTTTAA